The following proteins are encoded in a genomic region of Pseudoalteromonas rubra:
- a CDS encoding heme biosynthesis HemY N-terminal domain-containing protein produces MTRTLISIIVLLGVLAAGHLLIDEKGYLLIAVNNHTIETSLFALAVIVIFAVLLGALVLSVLGALWRTFARSRGWLKGRKNKRQQQALEAAVWACINGDDAQLQQALAIAELPAQWQDQQRAMAARVALQQQQSAQALAQLQGMSPESQGQVAKLWLKANQGEQALSLLGAQMDEKKVPDNVVASYLDALIQAEQREQALTLIQQRHKQLRWSEARWKKHLNALLAIDDSSAQATFNALPKALRPMAAGALTQQALRHGQFDAVRGDLLKYLKKGLYQQLAEALQYAGSSDPELRKLIQAALQKQPEQPELLFSLACLANAQGEYELAAKIFDTLANSPWQTLWQQQAQRAYAQTGQFDKAYLLATQ; encoded by the coding sequence ATGACACGTACACTGATCTCGATCATTGTGCTGCTGGGCGTGCTGGCAGCAGGCCATTTGTTGATTGACGAAAAAGGCTACTTATTGATTGCGGTGAACAACCACACCATAGAGACCTCTTTGTTTGCGCTTGCTGTGATTGTGATTTTTGCTGTGTTGCTGGGTGCTTTGGTACTGAGCGTGCTGGGTGCACTTTGGCGGACATTTGCTCGTAGCCGTGGCTGGCTAAAAGGGCGCAAAAATAAGCGTCAGCAACAAGCGCTGGAAGCCGCTGTCTGGGCATGCATTAATGGTGATGACGCGCAGTTGCAGCAGGCTCTGGCCATCGCTGAGTTGCCAGCACAGTGGCAGGATCAGCAGCGCGCTATGGCGGCAAGGGTTGCGTTGCAGCAGCAACAGTCTGCACAGGCGCTGGCACAGTTGCAGGGGATGTCTCCAGAGTCACAGGGACAGGTCGCTAAGTTGTGGCTGAAAGCCAATCAGGGTGAGCAGGCACTGTCCTTGCTGGGTGCACAAATGGATGAGAAAAAAGTTCCGGACAACGTGGTTGCCAGTTACCTTGACGCGTTGATCCAGGCTGAGCAGCGTGAGCAAGCGTTGACGCTGATCCAGCAAAGACATAAACAATTGCGCTGGTCAGAAGCACGCTGGAAAAAGCACCTCAATGCGTTGCTTGCCATAGATGACAGTTCGGCGCAGGCGACCTTTAACGCGCTACCCAAAGCGTTGCGTCCTATGGCTGCTGGTGCTTTGACTCAGCAAGCCTTGCGACATGGACAATTTGATGCCGTACGTGGTGACTTACTAAAATATCTGAAAAAAGGCCTGTATCAGCAATTGGCTGAGGCATTGCAGTATGCTGGCAGCTCAGATCCCGAGTTGCGCAAACTGATACAGGCGGCGTTGCAAAAGCAGCCGGAGCAGCCTGAGTTGCTGTTTAGTCTGGCATGTTTGGCCAATGCGCAGGGAGAGTATGAACTGGCAGCTAAAATATTCGACACGCTGGCAAACTCCCCCTGGCAAACGTTGTGGCAGCAGCAAGCGCAGCGCGCTTATGCCCAGACCGGGCAATTTGACAAAGCCTACCTGCTGGCCACTCAGTAA